TTGGCAGTGTTCCGAGTGGTGGTCGTAGCTCAGCCTGGTTAGAGCCCCAGACTGTGGATCTGGCTGTCGCGGGTTCAAATCCCGTCGACCACCCCATTTTCATGGCCGGCCTGCCAGGGCCGGCCCCGCGCATCCGTAGCTCAATTGGATAGAGCTTCTGACTTCGGATCAGAAGGTTGCAGGTTCGAGTCCTGCCGGATGCGCCACTTCTGTTTGCAGGGACGGCTTCCACCGGTCCGCCTGTCCCCCGCCCCACCCCGGCTACGATGCAGCCCTGCACCGTCAGGAACCGGTCTGCCCTGCAGAACTCCGTGTGGAGTGGGGCCGAACACGGGTTGGATCCCGGGTCCCCCGTTCCCGCAGTTGCCAGACGGAACCCTTTTTCCGTGCGCAGGATTGCGCGCCGGCGTTCAACGGGGGGTCTTGCGCAACGAGCCGAAATGGTTATGCTCGTATTGTCCTGAGAGGCGGGGTAGCCAAGTGGTAAGGCAGGGCTCTGCAAAAGCCCCATACGTCGGTTCGATTCCGACCCTCGCCTCCATTTTTGTTCCCCGATTCTCCCCACGCCGCCAACCAGGGAACGTGGTGCCCGCCGACACGACCCGGCGCTTCCAACCCTTGCGGAATCCGAGCCCTGGCCGCGCGTCACTTCAGGGCATGAGTCCCTCCGCCCTGCAGCCACCCACCGGGCCATGAACAAACCTGGAGGCCCAGCCCCGGCAGAGAATGGACCCGGACCCACACGGCTGGACACAATCCGCCCGCCCCAACCCGCCCGCTCAGTCACCCTCCGGAGCGCCACGGTCCAGCCCGGTCATCGGGGTAGAAAGGGCTGCACCGGTCGTCACCAGGGCCGTGGGGATTAAAAACCGGTACCAGCAGCCGAGCTGCACGAGCTGGATCGCCCCGGAAACGCCGTTGCGCCGGACTCAAGGTCAAAAGCCGCCGTTTTTGCAGCAAAACACGCTTCATCCCGGGTCCCGGGGCATCCGCCGGACTTAAGCGTCGGGCAGTACTCACCGATACATACGGAGAGGTCCACTCCGGGTCCGGACCGGGCCGCTGAGGGGTTTGCCTCCTGATCCAATGCTTTCCGTGCCGCCGGCAGACCCTCCGCGAAAAAGAATTGTCAGCGACCGGCCGATGGCGCATGGTGAAATGCGGCGCGGCCGTGTCGGGCGGGTTACAAACCGGTTCCGACACGCGGCTGGTGCCGCCGAGGAAGGGGGCTGAAGCGGAAACCGGCTCGGTGAGGACCAGCAACCGATCTCCCGGGAACGCACCTGTGGAAGACAAGGTTCAGTTACAACGCTTTGAACTGAAGTATCGCGTGGACGAGTCCACGGCCCGCGCCATCCGCGAGTTTGTCAGCGGTTATTTGGAACCGGACGAGTACGGTTTGGACAAACCGGATTACTCCTATCGGATCCACAGCCTGTACCTGGACTCGGACGATTTGCGCTGTTTCTGGGACGTCTTCAACAGCAACAAGAACCGGTTCAAGTTGCGGATCCGCTATTACGACGACCGCCCGGATACACCGGCGTTCTGCGAGATCAAACGACGGGTGAACGACGCCATTCTGAAGCAGCGGTGCGCCATCCGCAAAGAGGTGGTGCCGCAATTGCTGGCCGGGCAGCTGCCGGACCCGTCCTACCTGTTGTCCCGGAAGCCGCAACAGTTGGAGGCCCTGCAGGAGTTCTGCCGCCGGATCACGGACCTGAACGCCAAACCGCGAACCCACGTCAGCTACCTGCGCGAGGCCTGGGTCAGCCCAGGCAGCAACGCCGTGCGGGTCTGCATCGACCGCAAGGTCTGCAGCGAACCCCAGTTCACACCGGAACTGAAAACCACAATGGAAAATCCGGTCATGCCGTTTGAGCCGGAGGTCATTGTCGAACTCAAATTCACCGGCCGGTTCCCCAATTGGATGGGAGATCTGGTACGCAGGTTTGGCCTGCGACAGGTCAGCTCCGCCAAATACGCCGACGGCGTGGCCCTGCTGGGGGAACGCCGATTGGCACCGGAAACCTTGACCTTCCTCCGCGAAGATTTCCTGGAACGGTTGTTGCAGCGACATCAGGTGCCCGCAAGCGGGCGGGCCACAAAGGAGTAACAGGAGGCGAATGTGAACGACTTACCCGCCATGAACGAGCTTTGGAGCCTGTTCTTCGGCGCGGATTTCTCACTGCAGCCGGTCAACGTGCCGGCGCTGTTGTTGGGACTGTGCCTCGCGTTCCTCGCGGGATTAAGTATTTCGTGGACGTACATGACCACCCACGCCGGTCTGTCCTATTCACGGTCCTTCGTGAATTCGCTGGTGGTCATCCCGCTGATCGTGACCGTGGTGATGCAGGTGCTGAACAACAACCTGGTCACGGCCTTCGGCCTGATGGCGGTGTTCGCCATCGTCCGCTTCCGCAACGTGCTGCGAGACACACTGGACACCAGCTACATCCTCAGCGTGATCGCCGTGGGCATGGCCTGCGGCACGCAACGGTTTTCGCTGGCGGTCATCGCGACACTGACGCTCGTGGCGGTGATGTTCTTCCTCTGGTACACGTCGTATGGGACGCGACACCGGTACGACCTCATCGTCAACCTGCACTGGGGCCGGCCCGCTGCCGAGCTGCCCTACCTGGTGCGGGTCCTCGAGCGCCACAGCCGGTCGGTCCACTGCGCCACGCGCCGCTCCGACGAGCGGCAACAGGGCCTGGACCTCTCGTATCGTCTGCTGCTGCGGGATCCCTCCCGCGTGGACGATCTGCTGAACGAATTGCGGGCGCTGGAGGGGGTGTCGCGCCTGACCAGCCTGCAAGCCCAGGAAGAGTCGGAGTTGTGAAGCCATGAAGCCGGAACCTCTGCCTCCCATACCCAGTCCACCGGCCCAATGGTGGCGGATGATCCGCATGAACGTGCTACCGGCGCTGGCGTTCGTGACGGCGCTGGCCCTTGCCGTGCAACTTTGGCGCTTCAACATGGCCAGCCCCCTGCTGGTCGGCACGGCATCTGGACCCCGGGCGGACATCATCTCGCCGCGACCGGGTCGGCTGTCGCAGTTGCATGTGGGTCTCTACCAGCCGGTCCGGGCCGGCCAACCCGTGGCCGTGGTGGAAGCCGTGGACCCGGCGGTCCTCAGCAACACCGTGCGCGTCATCCGGGCCGAGATGGATGCCATTCTGGCCGACATGGCCTACCCCACCGATGACCGGCTCCGCTATGCACAGTACCAGCTGGACTGGCTGCGGGAACGCGCCGACCTCCTCACGGCCAGGGCCCAGCTCGGTTACGCCGAGCGCGAATACCAGCGGATCCGCAAACTGGTGGAGGAACAGGTGGCCAGCCAGGATGCCCTGGACATCGCGCTGCGAGACCTGGAACAGGCCCGTCAACTGGTCGCGGAAAAGCAGGCCGCCGTGGACACGGCCGCAAAACTCCTGGAAGAGTTGGACCCGAGCAGGCGCACCATCGAGTCTCCACAGGTCCGGGCGGCTCTCGCTCTGGCCGAGGAACGACTGCACCTGGCCGAGGCCGAAATGCGGCCGATTGTGCTTACCGCCCCCATCGACGGCGTGGTGACTGCCGTGAACAAGTTCCCCGGCAGCATGGTGGCCACGGCCGAGCCGATCGTCACCATCGCCAGCTCGCACGTGGAGCATATTGTCGGTTTCATCCCGCAGCCGCTCCGCGTGGAACCGGTCGAGGGTATGGAGGTCGAAGTACGGAGCCGGGGAGTTCACCGCACCATTGGCTACGGCCGGGTCCTGCACGTGGGGGCACGAATCGAGTTGTTTGACGCGCCGCTCCGCATTCGCGGACTCGGCAACGCCCAGCAGCGCGGCCTGCCCATCATCGTCAGCGTGCCGCCGAACATGAAGCTGCGACCGGGCGAGCTGGTGGACCTGGCCCTGGGACCGGTGCCGGCAACCGCCACGGCAACACAGTGATCGCGTGTTGGGGCATCGCCCGACCCCCGGAAGGACACTTGCCGACCTGACGGAAACGATTCCGCCGCGCGCAACAGCGCAGTACCGGTTAGCGGCGCCCCAACGGCGGTAGCGACCGGAACGCTTCCACCAGCGCCCGCACCCGTTGCGGATCCACCGGGCGTTCCACCTGGCCGTCTTCCTTCAGGGAACTACCCACCAAATAACCATCGGCCTCGGCATATTGCCCCAGATTCTGCGGGGTGATACCGCTACCGACAAGGATGCGGGCACCGGGACAGGCGGCGCGAAGCCGGCGGAGCTCCTCGGGATCGGCCGGTTGGCTCGTGGCCGGGCCGGAAAGAATGAGGGCATCAGCCAGCCCGCGCTTCCAGGTATCCCAGGCGGCAATTTCCAAACTCCAGTTGCCCAAGGGCACCGCATGCTTGACCAGCACGTCAGCCCAAATGGCTGTATCCGGTGCCACACTCCGGCGATAACGAAGCGTCCCATGGGCGTCGCCTTCGATCAGCCCCTGATCGGTCAACATCGCGCCCACATGCACATTGATGCGGACGAAACTGCCGCCGCAGGCAGCACAAAGGGCCAGGGCCGCACGCGCGTCGTTGCGCAGCACATTAAAGCCGATGGGCAGGGAAACCGCCTCGCATACCGCAGCGGCCACCACGGCCATCGCCGCCACGGTCTCCGGCCCGACCGGTCCCCGGCTGAAAGGAATGTCTCCGAAGTTCTCGATGCACAACGCATCCACGCCACCTTCCGCATAAGCACGGGCATCCGCAACCGCGGCCCGAATGACTTCCTCCATGCTCCCCGCCCAACGCGGGGACCCGGGCAAAGGACGGAGGTGAAGCACGCCCACCAACAGGCGACGCCCGCTTGCAAACAAATCCAGTGGCCCCCGGCCCGCCCAGGTCGCAGACCTGCCCTGACCCCCCGGTATTTGGACCTTGCGGGTCATGAGACTCCCTGATTTGCGTGGGATGAGCCCGGCAAGGCCGGCCCGGGTTCCGACACACCGGAGCGACCGCCCCTCGGCCGCCGCGTGCGGGCACGCTCGCCCGAGGGGGGATCGGACGACGGAGGGGTCGTGGATGTCGGGGCTGCGGGCCGGGCATGGAGCAGGCGCAACGCCTCAAGCGCAGCCTCCGTTTCCGCGGCCTTTTTGCTGGGGCCCTTGCCGCGCCCCAGTTCGCGACCCTCGTGCCAGACGGCACATTCAAAAACGCGCGCGTGGTCGGGGCCGCTAACACTGACCAGGCGATATTCTGGCGGGTTCGCCGAGCTCGCCTGCAACAACTCCTGCAGATCTCCCTTGGGATTGTCCGGCCAGGGCAGGTCCTCCACCCGGGCCAACAAGGGCCCGAACTCCCGCAGCACAAACTGTCGGGCCACTTCCAGACCGGCGTCCAGGTACAACGCGCCCAGCACAGCCTCATATGCGTCGGCCAGGGCGGACAACCGCTGCCGGCCGCCGAGGCGCTCCTCACCGGCGCTGAGCACAAGATAAAGTCCCAGGTCAATGGCGCGCGCGCGTTCCGCCAGGGTACGGCGGTTGACCAGACGCGCGCGTGCCTTGGTCAAACGGCCCTCCTCGTACCCCGGATACCGCTCGTACAGCGCCTGGCTCAGGATCAGGCCCAGCACGGCGTCGCCCAAGAATTCAAGACGCTGATTCGTGGGCGGGGCCTGCTCGGCATCGGCCGCCACCGAGGGATGCGTCAAAGCCGTTCGCAGGAGGTTTCGATCCCGAAACCGCCAGCCCAGGCGTTCCTCCAACTCTTCCACCTGTCGGACCGATCCCATCAAGTTTCAAGGCCTCGCAGGTGCATCCGGCGCCGCCATCGCAGCCTCGGTCCCCGTCTCACCGGTGGCACCCGGGTCCGATCCCGGGTCCGATCCGGCCGGCGGCAGCCCTTGTTCCAATAACCGGGCAACCTCCCGCTGCACCTCATCCAGTTCCGACAGTTTCAAAGCCGGATCCTGCACGGTGAAAACGTCGCCCGTCCGGGTGTGTTCGTAGACGAAGATGCGACAGCCGTCGCGCCAAAACTGCTCTTTGACACGCAGCAGCCGCTTCCGCTCCATCATCACCGCCAGGATGTAAACCGCCGACCGATACCGGGGATCACCCCGCTCGCAAAGCTGGCGCAACAGGCTTTCGGCAGCATCGCGCTGAATGGGTTCTCGCGGCGGCGGCGGCGCCTCGTAAACGCCCCGCCAGAGGGAAACCACCTCCGGACGTGTCCGGGCTTCCTGACGATACCTCGTCTCCCAGCACTCCGGGCAGACGTCCTGCCGGCGGTACCGGCCCGCGTCCGCGTCCGCCCACAACAGCGTGTGGTAGGGCTGTCGATCAGAGAACCTCCGACCACACCCCTGACATTCCGAAGCCCGGGTCTGAATCTGCCAGTCGTTCATGAAGTGCCCCTGGGAAAGGAAAAAATCTGGCTGTCCGGCATGGATTCGAACCATGACAAAGGGCTCCAAAGACCCTTGTGCTACCGTTACACCACCGGACAGGCACCTCAAACATAGCCAGAGCCCCTTTCCAGGAAAAGGGGAAAATCACGGACCCACGCCCGCCCCAACCAGCAACCCGGGCCAAAAACACCACCCGCCCAAACGCCGGCAGGTTGCACCCCCCGCCCCCACCGCGGCCGGACAACCACGCCGGCCCCGGGACCTCGCGCAACCCGCCGGGCTGCCGAACCGTCCTCGCCGTCTCCGCACCTGCCCGCACACCCCTGCAACGAGAACGTCTCGCAGCCGGTGACAAACCAACATTCCAAGGTTCATTGCCCTCCAGGTTTCGCCGCCCACCACGGGACCATCAAATGGCCCGGCCGCGCCGTACTCGCAACATCCCAACAGGGCCCCGCCGGCCAGGGGTTCCGCAGCACCTACCTCTGCCCCCATCCGCAAGCCCCGCCCGGCCCTCGGCTCTGAAAACCCCACGAAAGCGGCACGGCGCATGCCGGCTGGCGACATTTCCAGTAACCAGGGCGCGCTTCAGCGTTGCCTTCCCGCATCCACGAAACGAGCATCAGAGTCATGAGACCTGCATGCGGCACCATCCGTTTCGGACTTCGCCTGGCCACCCTTTCCCTCGTCATGGTGGCAGGCACTGCCCCAACCCCCGCAGCCGAGCCCGCAACCACACCCACCGAACCCGCAGCCGGTTTGTGTGTGGTCACCTACAACCTCCGCTTCGCCAGTCCCACCGGACCCAACGCCTGGCCGATCCGTAGGCCCCTGGTGGTGGAGGCCATCCGTCGTCTCGACCCCGACGTCATGGGAACGCAGGAGGGATTGTACCAACAGCTCAGGGAGTTGGCGTCGGACCTGCCCGACTACGACTGGATCGGCCTGGGCCGCGACGGGGGCAGCCGGGGTGAATTCATGGCGGTTTTCTACCGGCGTTCGCGGCTGGAGCCGATGGCTTTCGACCATTTCTGGCTCTCGGACACGCCGGACCGGATCGGCTCGGCCACTTGGGGCAACCGGAATCGGCGCATGGTCACATGGGTGCAGTTTCTCGACCGAACCACGGGGCAGAAATTCTATCTCTGGAACACGCACCTCGACCATGAGGTACAGGCCGCACGGGAAAAAGGCGCTGCGCTGATCCGCGAACGCGTCGCCACCTTGAAAGACGGTTTGCCGGTGGTGTTGGTGGGGGATTTCAACGCGGCGGCGGGGGGAAATCCGGCCTACGACATTCTCACCCGCGACGGCTTCTTCACCGACACCTGGCTGATGGCCGGGGAACGGGAGGGCGAAAACCTGGGCACTTTCAACGGGTTTGAAAAAGTCCCGGTGGGCGGACCGCGAATCGATTGGATCCTTGTCCGGGGAAGGGCCGAGGTGGCGCGCGTGCGCATCGACGCCTGGCAAAAGGAGGGCCGCTTTCCCAGCGATCACTTTCCCGTGGCCGCATGGCTGCGCCTGGTCGCCGGGCCCTGAGGGCCGGCACTTGACTCCGGCTCCGGGAAGCGTTTAAGGATGAGAAGCGGTTCCACCTGCTGGATACCGCGCCGGGAGGGCCAGTTTAGCTCAGTGGTAGAGCATCCGATTTGTAATCGGACGGTCGTCGGTTCGAATCCGACAACTGGCTCCACTTTCTTTTTCCAGGGCGCGTCTGGCGACACGGCCTGCAGCGCCGCATGCCGCTGCTGGTCCAGCACCGACCGGTGCAGCGTCGGTTGAAGGCCGCGGCAATGCCTTCCCCTGCCCCAAGGGAAGCCACAATAGCTTCCCCATTCGCCGAGGGGTCGGGACAGAATCCGCGCTTCACCGCGAGGGACCGTGAGTCCGGCGCCGTTCGCGCGGACAGGATCGGAGGGAGGGGGCGGAGCGGGAAACCATCCGACCCAGGGCCCCCGCGCCTAGGATTTGCGGCGAAAGAGGGTCTCGCTGTCCAGGAGATTGAGTTCGGCCAGGTCCAGTCCCGCAGCGGGATTGCGCTCGCGGGCAATGCGAAGCTGCGCGGCCAGACGTTCACAGGCCGCGTTGGCGTAGTATTTGACCGCGCCCACGCTGCCCTTGGCCGGGAAAACCACCAGCAACATGCATGCGTTGTCCACACACCGCATGAACAGACTGTAATGTTCACCCTGCTGATAGGTGCTGGAAAAGTTGGATTCCTGGAGGAGGTTGGCGATGCTCTGATTGGCCATGAACGCCCCGGCCGCCAGGGCCGCCATGGTGGTGAGATCGAACCGGCGGTCGTCGCCCTGATGGGTGATGAGGAACCCGGCCTGATCGGTCAACAGGACGGCGGTGGCCTCGCACTGCGTCAGGAGCTCCCGCAGCACGGCGTCCAGGACCTGCACGTCGGATTCGAGCAACTGGGGCAAAGCGGCCATGTCATGCGTATTGCGGGATGCTCTGGTGGATGAATTTGTGCAGCAACAACCGGGTGATCATGTTGAGGGTCTCAAACACGCCCTCGCACCGGTTGGCACAAGCGGTAAAGGAGGGCACGCGCACGTCGCGATTGTTCAGCACAAACTCCAGGTACTCCACCGGGGCCGCATTGGGCAAATCCCGCTTGTTGTACTGAAGCACGTACGGGATCTCGTCAAGGTCCATCTTCAGCGTCCGAAGGTTGTCCTGGAGGTTTTGGAAGCTCTCCACGTTTTCGGCCATCTTCTCGTACTGGGAGTCGGCCACAAAAACAATGCCGTCCACACCCCGCAACACGAGTTGGCGCGTGGTGTTGTAGATGACCTGGCCCGGCACGGTGTAGAGCTGGAACTTGGTGCGGAACCCCCGAATGGACACGGCCTCAATGGGCAGGAAGTCGAAAAAGAGCGTGCGATCCGAGCTCGTGGCCAGCGAGACCAGCTTGCCCTTGTTACCGGCAGCGGTCTGTACGTGGTCATGGATCTGCACCAGATTGGTGGTTTTCCCGCCCATGGCGGGCCCGTAATACACGATTTTCACCTGCAGCTCGCGGGTTGCCTGGTTGATGATGGCCATGGGACTTACACGGTTTTGGGTTTGCGATCCAGTTCGGCCGCCAGCGCGGCCAGTTGAGCCGTGGGCAGCGGTTCTCCGGCACGTCCAAACGCGGCAAAGAAGAGGTTGTTGACGCGGAAGATCTTCCAGGGCACCTGCCCCACGGTGAAACTGAGGTTGTTCAGAGCCCCCATCCGCAGTTCCTGCGTGCACTGACTGACCTTTGCGTAAATCTGGGGCAGGAACGCGGCCAGGGTCTCGCTGTTGTACTGGGGCGGCACCTGACCCGCCACGCTCAGACCGTCCGGCAGGGCCACAAGGGCACCGGCAACGCCGGGCAAGGACACGGCGCGGTTCACCACTTCCGCGGGAGTGGTCGCCCGCCGGACCCATTCGGTCGTTCCGCCAACCCCGGCACCCGTGGGGGGCGTCTGCGCCGCGTCGGCAAGATCCAGCGGCGAATAGAAATTCGTATCCACGGGCTGCGCGCCAGAAGACGTTCCGGCCGCACCGGCGGGTGATTGGGGAGCGCCCCCCGCAGAAGCGGTCACGGCGGGTCCGGCACCCTGCGGCCCGGACGCGACCCCCACCGGCCGCCCGTGCTCATCGAACAGGTTGGGGATGCTTTCATCCGGCGCGAGCTCTCGGCGGGCGCGAGACACCGGCTTCCGTTGCTGCAAAAAGGCCGGTGCGACCACGGCAAGGGGCAACGCCAGGGGCATGGCATCATGCGGGGAGGCGTACGTGGCCACCGCAGGCCGAATCCACGCCCGGATCAACCGCCAGGGGAACTCCACCCGGCCCTGTCGCAGCCCCTTCTCAAGGATCGAGGCGGGAATGACCAGACGCCCGTCCGGCACATTGAGCCGGCCCAGCTCCTGTTGGATGGGGTCGGGCCAGCCCTTCGAAACGGACGTCAACGGCAGTTGCACCGTGCCGGGCAGCGGTTCGGTATTTGCCGGGCCCGAAGGTGTCTGGCCAACAGGGGGAACCGATACCGCAACCGCGGGCGTCGACCCGGTTTCGTGCTTATAAGTTTGGCCGTTGATCCCATGGCCAGCCGCAGCAGGGGCAACGGACGGTGGGGCCAGCGGTCCCGGACAAGCCGCAGGTGTCGGCGCACCGGCGCGAGCAAAAAAGGTTGTACCGGAACCCGGTGTCGCAGAAGGAGGGGGCGGCGCACCAGTAGGGGCCGGACTCAACCGACCAGAATCAACGGGACTCCGATAAAACGCGGTTTCATGGCTGCGGACCTGGTCCGGTACAGCACCGCCCGGGGCGTGAAACCGCGGCGCCGATTGAGCGTGCCCCTGGCCGTTCCCGTTGTCGTCGGCCACGCGCACGGCCAGACGGTTATGCCCTGCCCCCGATGGTGGGGCCGTTGACCCACCGGGTCCGAACGGACCCACAATGTCATCCGGCACACTCACGGTCTTCTGGTCGCGTCGTCGGGGCAGCCGCTCCACACCCACCCGCGGCAAAACCAACTCCAACGGCACCACAACGGGCGTTTCGTCCACATCGGGCCCACCCGACAGCGTTCCCGGCGCGGCCTGTCGCAGTTGGCCAAAGGTGATTTGAACCTGCCCCCGGGCCAGCTGCGGCA
Above is a window of Limisphaera ngatamarikiensis DNA encoding:
- a CDS encoding VTC domain-containing protein, which produces MEDKVQLQRFELKYRVDESTARAIREFVSGYLEPDEYGLDKPDYSYRIHSLYLDSDDLRCFWDVFNSNKNRFKLRIRYYDDRPDTPAFCEIKRRVNDAILKQRCAIRKEVVPQLLAGQLPDPSYLLSRKPQQLEALQEFCRRITDLNAKPRTHVSYLREAWVSPGSNAVRVCIDRKVCSEPQFTPELKTTMENPVMPFEPEVIVELKFTGRFPNWMGDLVRRFGLRQVSSAKYADGVALLGERRLAPETLTFLREDFLERLLQRHQVPASGRATKE
- a CDS encoding GTP-binding protein; translation: MAIINQATRELQVKIVYYGPAMGGKTTNLVQIHDHVQTAAGNKGKLVSLATSSDRTLFFDFLPIEAVSIRGFRTKFQLYTVPGQVIYNTTRQLVLRGVDGIVFVADSQYEKMAENVESFQNLQDNLRTLKMDLDEIPYVLQYNKRDLPNAAPVEYLEFVLNNRDVRVPSFTACANRCEGVFETLNMITRLLLHKFIHQSIPQYA
- a CDS encoding BtpA/SgcQ family protein — translated: MGVLHLRPLPGSPRWAGSMEEVIRAAVADARAYAEGGVDALCIENFGDIPFSRGPVGPETVAAMAVVAAAVCEAVSLPIGFNVLRNDARAALALCAACGGSFVRINVHVGAMLTDQGLIEGDAHGTLRYRRSVAPDTAIWADVLVKHAVPLGNWSLEIAAWDTWKRGLADALILSGPATSQPADPEELRRLRAACPGARILVGSGITPQNLGQYAEADGYLVGSSLKEDGQVERPVDPQRVRALVEAFRSLPPLGRR
- a CDS encoding HlyD family secretion protein; translated protein: MKPEPLPPIPSPPAQWWRMIRMNVLPALAFVTALALAVQLWRFNMASPLLVGTASGPRADIISPRPGRLSQLHVGLYQPVRAGQPVAVVEAVDPAVLSNTVRVIRAEMDAILADMAYPTDDRLRYAQYQLDWLRERADLLTARAQLGYAEREYQRIRKLVEEQVASQDALDIALRDLEQARQLVAEKQAAVDTAAKLLEELDPSRRTIESPQVRAALALAEERLHLAEAEMRPIVLTAPIDGVVTAVNKFPGSMVATAEPIVTIASSHVEHIVGFIPQPLRVEPVEGMEVEVRSRGVHRTIGYGRVLHVGARIELFDAPLRIRGLGNAQQRGLPIIVSVPPNMKLRPGELVDLALGPVPATATATQ
- a CDS encoding DUF4956 domain-containing protein yields the protein MNELWSLFFGADFSLQPVNVPALLLGLCLAFLAGLSISWTYMTTHAGLSYSRSFVNSLVVIPLIVTVVMQVLNNNLVTAFGLMAVFAIVRFRNVLRDTLDTSYILSVIAVGMACGTQRFSLAVIATLTLVAVMFFLWYTSYGTRHRYDLIVNLHWGRPAAELPYLVRVLERHSRSVHCATRRSDERQQGLDLSYRLLLRDPSRVDDLLNELRALEGVSRLTSLQAQEESEL
- a CDS encoding endonuclease/exonuclease/phosphatase family protein gives rise to the protein MRPACGTIRFGLRLATLSLVMVAGTAPTPAAEPATTPTEPAAGLCVVTYNLRFASPTGPNAWPIRRPLVVEAIRRLDPDVMGTQEGLYQQLRELASDLPDYDWIGLGRDGGSRGEFMAVFYRRSRLEPMAFDHFWLSDTPDRIGSATWGNRNRRMVTWVQFLDRTTGQKFYLWNTHLDHEVQAAREKGAALIRERVATLKDGLPVVLVGDFNAAAGGNPAYDILTRDGFFTDTWLMAGEREGENLGTFNGFEKVPVGGPRIDWILVRGRAEVARVRIDAWQKEGRFPSDHFPVAAWLRLVAGP
- the rnc gene encoding ribonuclease III, with product MGSVRQVEELEERLGWRFRDRNLLRTALTHPSVAADAEQAPPTNQRLEFLGDAVLGLILSQALYERYPGYEEGRLTKARARLVNRRTLAERARAIDLGLYLVLSAGEERLGGRQRLSALADAYEAVLGALYLDAGLEVARQFVLREFGPLLARVEDLPWPDNPKGDLQELLQASSANPPEYRLVSVSGPDHARVFECAVWHEGRELGRGKGPSKKAAETEAALEALRLLHARPAAPTSTTPPSSDPPSGERARTRRPRGGRSGVSEPGPALPGSSHANQGVS
- a CDS encoding roadblock/LC7 domain-containing protein, producing MAALPQLLESDVQVLDAVLRELLTQCEATAVLLTDQAGFLITHQGDDRRFDLTTMAALAAGAFMANQSIANLLQESNFSSTYQQGEHYSLFMRCVDNACMLLVVFPAKGSVGAVKYYANAACERLAAQLRIARERNPAAGLDLAELNLLDSETLFRRKS
- a CDS encoding roadblock/LC7 domain-containing protein, whose product is MQLPLTSVSKGWPDPIQQELGRLNVPDGRLVIPASILEKGLRQGRVEFPWRLIRAWIRPAVATYASPHDAMPLALPLAVVAPAFLQQRKPVSRARRELAPDESIPNLFDEHGRPVGVASGPQGAGPAVTASAGGAPQSPAGAAGTSSGAQPVDTNFYSPLDLADAAQTPPTGAGVGGTTEWVRRATTPAEVVNRAVSLPGVAGALVALPDGLSVAGQVPPQYNSETLAAFLPQIYAKVSQCTQELRMGALNNLSFTVGQVPWKIFRVNNLFFAAFGRAGEPLPTAQLAALAAELDRKPKTV